In Deferribacter autotrophicus, the sequence TTTATAATTTGTTGTAATTGAGTGGTCATTAATTGATGGGTGAACTAAATAAAATTGGAAGAGTTAGAGATATTGCATATAGCAATTTTAAATTTTGTATGTTTTGGTTAGTTTTTGAAAATTAAATCGCTGGAAGGTTGATTTATGAGTTTTTTATATGTAGTAGCAGGAGCCAATGGAGTTGGTAAAACAACTTTTGCAAAAGATTTTGCGAAAGCCAAAAATCTTAAGTTTTTAAATGCAGATGAGGTTGCTTTAAAGTTAAATAGTAATCCTGAAAAAGTTAAAATCAAAGCTGGTAAATTATTTTTAAAACAAATAGCTGAATGTATAAAAGAGAAGCAATCATTTATTATTGAAAGTACACTATCTGGAAGTTATTTAAAAGATATTTTAAAAGATGCTCAACTTAATGGTTATAATGTTGTGATAATATACATTTTTGTGGAAAATCCTGAGATATGTATTAAAAGGGTTGA encodes:
- a CDS encoding zeta toxin family protein, with translation MSFLYVVAGANGVGKTTFAKDFAKAKNLKFLNADEVALKLNSNPEKVKIKAGKLFLKQIAECIKEKQSFIIESTLSGSYLKDILKDAQLNGYNVVIIYIFVENPEICIKRVENRILKGGHSVPHKDIKRRFFRSIKLFYNEYRFISDLCYLINNTDDDFEEIAVINGDIIEIINEDVFNKFLEVINEKN